Proteins encoded in a region of the Flavobacterium sp. PMTSA4 genome:
- a CDS encoding transketolase, with protein MSNTQHLQDFTTQVRRDILRMVHAVNSGHPGGSLGCAEFFTVLYQQLLERKPGFNMDGIGEDLFFLSNGHISPVFYSVLARSGYFPVSELATFRKINSRLQGHPTTHDNLPGVRMASGSLGQGLSVAIGAAQAKKLNGDNHLVYSLHGDGELQEGQNWEAIMYASAKKVDNLIATVDLNGQQIDGSTDEVLNMGSLRAKFEAFDWDVLEITEGNNIEAIITGMTEAKSRTGKGKPVCVLLHTVMGNGVDFMMHTHAWHGKAPNDEQLATGLAQNAETLGDY; from the coding sequence ATGTCTAACACACAACACTTACAAGATTTTACAACACAAGTTCGAAGAGATATTCTTCGTATGGTACATGCTGTAAATTCAGGTCATCCGGGTGGTTCTTTAGGATGTGCTGAGTTTTTTACTGTATTGTATCAACAACTACTAGAGAGAAAACCTGGTTTTAATATGGATGGCATTGGTGAAGATTTATTTTTCTTATCCAATGGTCACATTTCTCCCGTTTTCTATAGCGTTTTAGCTCGAAGTGGTTATTTCCCAGTTTCTGAATTGGCAACATTCAGAAAAATAAATTCTCGTTTACAAGGACATCCAACAACGCATGACAATTTACCTGGTGTTCGCATGGCTTCAGGTTCTTTAGGACAAGGATTATCAGTTGCAATTGGTGCTGCACAAGCAAAAAAATTAAATGGTGATAATCATTTAGTTTACTCACTTCATGGCGATGGTGAATTACAAGAAGGTCAAAATTGGGAAGCCATAATGTATGCTTCAGCAAAAAAAGTGGACAATTTAATTGCTACTGTCGATTTAAATGGACAACAAATTGACGGTTCAACTGATGAAGTTTTAAACATGGGAAGTTTAAGAGCAAAGTTTGAAGCTTTTGATTGGGATGTTTTAGAAATTACTGAAGGAAATAACATCGAAGCAATTATTACTGGTATGACAGAAGCTAAAAGCAGAACGGGTAAAGGAAAACCAGTTTGTGTTTTATTACATACTGTTATGGGTAACGGTGTTGATTTTATGATGCACACACACGCTTGGCATGGAAAAGCACCAAACGATGAACAATTAGCAACAGGATTAGCACAAAACGCAGAAACTCTAGGAGATTATTAA
- a CDS encoding response regulator, whose translation MKKSQTIFYLDDDSEDLEFFKEIAEGLGHSVRGFSDGKAMLLVLESEQNKPDIIFLDVHMPVLNGQEILEIIKKSETLKDIPIVMVSGAYPKKLVKNLQDLGVNYLMKKHHIHDYRESVEELLNDHVLKSNNNSDSQSDGQSLTIFH comes from the coding sequence ATGAAAAAATCACAAACCATTTTTTATTTAGATGATGATTCAGAGGATTTAGAATTTTTCAAAGAAATAGCTGAAGGTTTAGGACATTCTGTTCGAGGGTTTTCAGATGGTAAGGCTATGCTATTAGTTTTGGAATCAGAACAAAATAAACCGGATATAATTTTTTTGGATGTACATATGCCTGTACTTAATGGTCAGGAAATTCTAGAGATTATAAAAAAATCGGAAACTTTAAAAGATATTCCTATAGTAATGGTTTCAGGTGCTTATCCTAAAAAATTGGTTAAAAACCTTCAAGATCTTGGAGTAAATTATTTGATGAAAAAGCATCATATTCATGATTATCGTGAATCGGTTGAAGAGTTGTTAAATGATCATGTTTTGAAAAGTAATAACAATTCAGATTCTCAATCAGACGGTCAATCATTGACTATCTTTCATTAA
- the tgt gene encoding tRNA guanosine(34) transglycosylase Tgt — MKFELLQTDAQSKARAGKITTDHGVIETPIFMPVGTVASVKGVHQRELKEEINPDIILGNTYHLYLRPQTDILEKAGGLHKFMNWDRNILTDSGGYQVYSLSSNRKIKEEGVKFKSHIDGSYHVFTPENVMEIQRTIGADIIMAFDECTPYPCDYRYAQRSMHMTHRWLDRCINHLEKVPTKYGYDQTFFPIVQGSTYKDLRQQSAEYIANAGAEGNAIGGLSVGEPAEEMYAMTEVVTAVLPQDKPRYLMGVGTPINILENIALGIDMFDCVMPTRNARNGMLFTANGTINIKNKKWEDDFSPIDEMGITFVDTEYTKAYLRHLFAANEYLGKQIATIHNLGFYMWLVREARKHILAGDFRVWKDMMVKQMNQRL; from the coding sequence ATGAAATTTGAATTATTACAAACTGATGCGCAATCAAAAGCTAGAGCTGGAAAAATTACAACTGATCATGGTGTAATTGAAACGCCTATTTTTATGCCAGTTGGAACTGTTGCATCTGTAAAAGGTGTACATCAAAGAGAATTAAAAGAAGAAATTAATCCAGATATAATTTTAGGAAATACTTATCACTTATACTTGCGTCCGCAAACTGATATTTTAGAAAAAGCAGGCGGATTACATAAATTTATGAATTGGGATAGAAATATTTTAACCGATTCAGGTGGTTACCAAGTTTATTCATTGTCTTCAAACAGAAAAATAAAAGAAGAAGGCGTAAAATTCAAATCTCACATAGATGGTTCTTACCACGTTTTCACTCCTGAAAATGTGATGGAAATTCAGCGTACAATTGGTGCCGATATTATTATGGCATTCGATGAGTGTACACCTTATCCTTGCGATTATCGTTATGCGCAAAGAAGTATGCACATGACACATCGATGGTTGGACAGATGTATTAATCATTTAGAAAAAGTGCCAACAAAATATGGTTATGACCAAACTTTTTTTCCAATAGTTCAAGGAAGTACTTATAAAGATTTGCGCCAACAATCGGCAGAATATATTGCTAATGCTGGTGCCGAAGGAAATGCAATTGGTGGTTTATCTGTTGGCGAACCTGCTGAAGAAATGTATGCTATGACCGAAGTGGTTACAGCTGTTCTTCCGCAAGACAAACCAAGATACTTAATGGGAGTTGGTACACCAATCAATATTTTGGAAAATATTGCTTTAGGAATTGATATGTTTGATTGTGTTATGCCAACTAGAAATGCTAGAAATGGTATGTTGTTTACAGCCAATGGAACAATAAATATCAAAAATAAAAAATGGGAAGATGATTTTTCTCCTATTGACGAAATGGGAATTACATTTGTTGATACTGAATATACTAAGGCTTATTTAAGACATTTATTTGCTGCAAATGAATATTTAGGGAAACAAATTGCAACCATTCACAACCTTGGTTTTTATATGTGGTTGGTTCGTGAAGCTAGAAAACATATCTTAGCAGGAGATTTCAGAGTTTGGAAAGATATGATGGTTAAACAAATGAATCAACGTTTATAG
- a CDS encoding LptF/LptG family permease encodes MLKIIDKYILKRYLITFTVMLLMFIPIGIVIDVSEKINKILANKVPFIEVASYYLDFTIYFANLLFPIFLFLSVIWFTSKLANNTEIIAILSSGISFTRFMRPYIIGATTVSLFALIMSVYLVPSASLGFLSFRYRYLNSYAKNAKGDQTNVLRQISKDEYIYVSSFNDISKMAFNFSMEKFKDEKLEYKLTASRLKYNAKDSTYTLFNYTKRKVGVLNDIIESGEKKDTVFNFDLDDLTPVVYIAETLPLQELNKFIDKERQRGSSNINVYLVVLYKKYSLPVSAFILTIIAVAVSSMKRRGGMGMNLAIGIILAFAFVFLDKVFGVLAEASSAPPMLAVWTPNIVFGILAIYLLRNAKR; translated from the coding sequence ATGCTTAAAATTATTGATAAATACATTCTGAAACGCTATTTAATAACATTTACAGTAATGTTATTGATGTTTATTCCGATTGGAATAGTAATTGACGTTTCTGAAAAAATCAATAAAATATTAGCAAATAAGGTTCCTTTTATTGAAGTAGCAAGCTATTATTTAGACTTTACTATTTATTTTGCCAATTTACTGTTTCCAATTTTTCTCTTTCTATCTGTTATCTGGTTTACATCTAAACTGGCAAATAACACAGAAATCATCGCAATATTAAGTTCGGGGATATCTTTTACTCGATTTATGCGACCTTATATAATTGGTGCAACAACGGTTTCATTATTTGCTTTGATAATGAGCGTTTATCTCGTTCCAAGTGCTAGTTTAGGCTTTTTAAGTTTTAGATACAGATATTTAAATAGCTATGCTAAAAATGCAAAAGGAGACCAAACCAACGTTTTACGTCAAATCAGCAAAGACGAATACATTTATGTCAGTAGTTTTAATGATATTTCAAAAATGGCTTTTAATTTTTCAATGGAAAAATTTAAGGACGAAAAACTGGAATATAAATTAACAGCCAGTCGGTTAAAATATAATGCAAAAGATAGCACCTATACTTTATTCAATTATACTAAAAGAAAGGTTGGTGTATTGAATGATATTATTGAAAGTGGTGAGAAAAAGGACACTGTTTTTAATTTTGATTTAGATGATTTAACACCAGTGGTTTACATAGCAGAAACTTTACCGTTACAAGAACTTAATAAGTTTATTGATAAGGAAAGGCAACGAGGTTCTTCTAATATTAATGTTTATTTAGTTGTACTTTATAAAAAGTACAGTTTACCAGTTTCGGCGTTTATTTTAACCATCATAGCTGTTGCAGTTTCATCTATGAAAAGACGTGGTGGAATGGGAATGAACTTAGCCATTGGAATTATACTAGCATTTGCTTTTGTGTTTTTAGATAAAGTTTTTGGTGTTTTAGCAGAAGCATCTTCAGCTCCGCCAATGCTTGCTGTTTGGACACCAAATATTGTTTTTGGAATATTGGCCATTTATCTTCTTCGTAATGCTAAGCGATAG
- a CDS encoding DMT family transporter: protein MLSDSFKSYLHLHLIVFIWGFTAILGALISLDALPLVWFRMSLAVVFISLYIYWKKLPLKVSRKFLMQFIFAGFIIALHWFTFFKAIKVSNVSVTLACLSTGAFFASFLEPILFGKKIIWYEVFLGLLVVLGLYIIFNVEGNYFYGILLALTSAFLSALFSVINSKFVKTHDATIISFYELSGGVLFFSVLLLFGNQFSTDFFSLTFDDLKYLIILSSICTAYAFIASTSVMKHLSAYTVMLTINLEPIYGIILAVILFKEKEKMSVDFYIGALLILFTVLLNIVIKTHRKKLVEH, encoded by the coding sequence ATGCTAAGCGATAGCTTTAAAAGTTATTTACACCTTCATTTGATAGTATTCATTTGGGGATTTACGGCAATTTTAGGTGCTTTAATTTCCTTAGATGCTTTGCCATTGGTTTGGTTTAGAATGTCATTAGCGGTTGTGTTTATTTCCTTGTATATTTATTGGAAAAAATTGCCTTTAAAAGTTTCAAGAAAATTTTTGATGCAATTTATCTTCGCAGGATTTATTATCGCTCTACATTGGTTTACTTTTTTCAAGGCGATTAAAGTTTCAAATGTGTCAGTTACTTTGGCTTGTTTATCTACAGGCGCTTTTTTTGCCTCTTTCTTAGAACCAATTTTATTTGGAAAGAAAATAATTTGGTATGAAGTTTTTTTGGGACTTTTGGTAGTTCTTGGGCTGTACATCATCTTTAATGTAGAAGGTAATTATTTTTATGGAATATTACTGGCTTTGACTTCGGCATTTTTGTCTGCTTTATTTTCAGTTATTAATAGCAAGTTTGTAAAAACTCATGATGCTACAATAATTTCCTTTTATGAGCTTTCTGGAGGAGTTCTTTTTTTTTCAGTTCTATTACTTTTTGGAAATCAATTCTCAACTGATTTTTTTAGTTTAACTTTCGATGATTTGAAATATTTAATCATTTTAAGTTCTATTTGTACTGCATATGCATTTATTGCTTCAACTTCAGTAATGAAACATTTGAGTGCTTACACAGTAATGCTAACTATTAATCTAGAACCTATATATGGCATTATTTTAGCCGTTATTCTTTTTAAAGAAAAAGAAAAAATGAGTGTTGATTTTTACATTGGAGCATTACTAATTTTATTTACAGTTTTATTAAATATTGTTATTAAAACACATCGCAAAAAGTTAGTTGAACATTAA
- a CDS encoding acetyl-CoA carboxylase carboxyltransferase subunit alpha, which yields MEYLDFELPIKELEDQLDKCLVIGQESDVDVSKTCKQIEKKLEETKKNIYKNLTAWQRVQLSRHPNRPYTLDHIKALCGDTFLELHGDRGFKDDKAMVGGLGKIDGQSFMIIGQQKGYNTKTRQYRNFGMANPEGYRKALRLMKMAEKFGIPVITLIDTPGAYPGLEAEERGQGEAIARNILEMVRLKVPIICVIVGEGASGGALGIGVGDRVLMMENTWYSVISPESCSSILWKSWEYKETAAEALKLTSSDMKKQKLVDEVIPEPLGGAHYDRETTFKTVEKYIMKAFNELKDLSTTDLVAQRMDKYSKMGEFKE from the coding sequence ATGGAATATTTAGATTTTGAACTACCCATTAAAGAACTTGAAGACCAATTAGATAAATGTTTGGTAATTGGACAAGAGTCAGATGTAGATGTTTCAAAAACTTGCAAACAGATAGAAAAGAAGCTTGAAGAAACTAAGAAAAATATCTATAAAAATTTAACGGCTTGGCAAAGAGTACAACTTTCTCGTCACCCAAACCGACCATATACTTTAGATCATATTAAAGCTTTGTGTGGAGATACTTTTCTAGAATTGCATGGTGATAGAGGTTTCAAGGATGACAAAGCTATGGTTGGCGGTTTAGGAAAAATTGATGGACAATCGTTTATGATAATTGGCCAACAAAAAGGATACAATACTAAAACACGTCAATACAGAAACTTCGGAATGGCAAATCCAGAAGGCTATAGAAAAGCATTGCGCTTAATGAAAATGGCTGAAAAATTTGGAATTCCTGTAATAACCTTGATTGATACTCCTGGTGCATATCCAGGTTTAGAAGCAGAAGAAAGAGGACAAGGTGAAGCTATTGCAAGAAACATTTTAGAAATGGTTAGACTTAAAGTTCCAATTATATGTGTAATAGTTGGTGAAGGTGCTTCTGGTGGTGCATTAGGAATTGGTGTTGGTGATAGAGTATTAATGATGGAAAACACTTGGTATTCTGTAATTTCACCTGAATCATGTTCTTCAATTTTATGGAAAAGTTGGGAATATAAAGAAACAGCTGCCGAAGCTTTAAAATTAACTTCATCTGATATGAAAAAACAAAAGTTAGTTGATGAAGTTATTCCAGAACCACTTGGTGGAGCTCATTATGATAGAGAAACAACTTTTAAAACAGTTGAAAAATATATTATGAAAGCTTTTAACGAATTAAAGGATTTATCAACAACTGATTTAGTTGCCCAAAGGATGGACAAATACAGCAAAATGGGTGAATTTAAAGAGTAA
- the dnaB gene encoding replicative DNA helicase has product MENLKNINPIKVEKTTIINLEKGKLPPQALDLEEAVLGAMMIDKKGVDEVIDILQPDAFYKEGHKHIFEAIFQLFTDSQPIDLLTVSAQLKKNGKLDLAGGDFYLIQLTQKISSSAHIEFHSRIILQKFIQRSLIKISSEIIEDSYDESTDVFDLLDKAESKLYEVTQGNIKRSSETAQSLVIQAKKRIEEIANKEGLSGIPTGFEKLDKVTSGWQPSDLVIIAARPGMGKTAFVLSMARNMAIDFGHPVALFSLEMSSVQLITRLISSETGLSSEKLRTGKLEKHEWEQLSTKVKDLEKAPLYIDDTPSLSIFDLRAKARRLSSQHGIKLIIVDYLQLMTAGGSNGKGGGNREQEISTISRNLKALAKELEVPVIALSQLSRAVETRGSSKRPLLSDLRESGAIEQDADIVSFIYRPEYYKIDEWDDDEHTPTEGQAEFIIAKHRNGSLENIRLKFVGHLGKFDNLEDFSSMYDDLPSRMNMDDNPFLTKNLPSPNDAFGSNLNAPDDENDVPF; this is encoded by the coding sequence ATGGAAAATCTCAAAAATATTAACCCAATAAAAGTAGAAAAAACTACAATTATTAATTTAGAAAAAGGAAAACTTCCGCCACAAGCTTTAGATCTTGAAGAAGCTGTGTTGGGAGCAATGATGATTGATAAAAAAGGAGTTGATGAAGTTATTGATATTTTGCAGCCTGATGCTTTTTACAAAGAAGGACACAAACATATTTTTGAAGCAATTTTTCAGTTATTCACAGATTCTCAGCCTATTGACTTATTAACAGTTTCTGCTCAGCTAAAAAAGAACGGAAAATTAGATTTGGCTGGTGGCGATTTTTATTTAATTCAACTGACTCAAAAGATATCATCTTCGGCTCATATTGAATTTCATTCTAGAATTATTCTTCAGAAATTTATACAACGCAGCTTAATAAAAATATCTTCTGAAATAATTGAAGATTCTTATGATGAATCTACTGATGTTTTTGATTTATTAGATAAAGCAGAATCAAAATTGTATGAAGTAACTCAAGGAAATATAAAACGTAGTTCAGAAACTGCTCAAAGTTTAGTTATTCAAGCAAAAAAACGAATTGAAGAAATTGCGAACAAAGAAGGTTTAAGTGGAATTCCAACGGGTTTTGAAAAATTAGACAAAGTAACTTCTGGTTGGCAGCCGTCAGATTTGGTGATTATTGCGGCTCGTCCAGGTATGGGTAAAACTGCTTTTGTACTTTCTATGGCTCGTAATATGGCTATTGATTTTGGTCATCCAGTTGCGTTATTTTCACTTGAGATGTCTTCAGTACAGTTAATTACACGTTTAATTTCCTCTGAAACAGGTTTGTCTTCTGAAAAATTAAGAACTGGAAAACTCGAAAAACATGAATGGGAACAACTTTCTACAAAAGTTAAAGATTTAGAGAAAGCTCCTTTGTATATTGATGATACGCCATCTTTATCAATTTTTGATTTGCGTGCAAAAGCGCGTCGTTTGTCATCTCAACATGGAATTAAATTAATAATTGTAGATTATCTTCAGTTAATGACTGCTGGCGGAAGCAATGGAAAAGGCGGTGGAAATCGTGAGCAAGAAATCTCTACAATTTCAAGAAATTTAAAAGCTTTAGCTAAAGAATTGGAAGTTCCAGTTATTGCTCTTTCACAATTATCGCGTGCTGTTGAAACTCGTGGTTCAAGTAAAAGACCTTTGCTTTCTGATTTACGTGAATCGGGTGCAATTGAGCAAGATGCTGATATTGTTTCATTTATTTACAGGCCAGAATATTATAAAATTGATGAATGGGATGATGATGAACATACACCAACTGAAGGGCAAGCCGAATTTATTATTGCAAAACACAGAAATGGTTCGTTGGAAAATATTCGATTAAAGTTTGTCGGTCATTTAGGTAAATTTGATAATCTTGAGGATTTTAGTAGTATGTATGATGATTTACCATCAAGAATGAACATGGATGATAATCCTTTTTTAACCAAAAATTTACCTTCACCTAACGATGCTTTTGGTAGTAATTTGAATGCACCTGACGATGAAAATGATGTGCCTTTTTAA
- a CDS encoding asparagine synthetase B, whose product MKFLKTLVFAVILLVSATVKANFILLPMDDVSQKNHLKAYGITYWCLDKQYKASWLLNYRGGSFLLPDAPEIRRECQIRGVSFELLSVAEANQILDEISSPSQNMETVVLEKAPKIAVYTPKGKQPWDDAVTMVLTYAEIPFTPIYDEEVLSDQLILYDWLHLHHEDFTGQYGKFFGAYRNAPWYIEQKKEAEELAAKLGYSKVSQEKLAVAKKIRDFVIGGGFMFAMCSATDSFDIALAAEGVDICEPMFDGDNSDANYQSKIDYTKSFAFKDFILERRPERYEFSDIDMTEKRRIPMEKDYFTLMEFSAKWDVIPSMLCQNHTQLVKGFMGQTTAFDRSLIKSNVLVLGENQLNEEGRYIHGQKGKGFFTFFGGHDPEDYQHRVGDEPTVLDLHPNSPGFRLILNNVLFPAARKKPQKT is encoded by the coding sequence ATGAAGTTCCTAAAAACACTAGTGTTTGCAGTAATATTACTGGTTTCGGCTACAGTAAAAGCAAATTTCATTTTATTGCCAATGGATGATGTTTCTCAAAAGAATCATTTGAAAGCATATGGTATAACTTATTGGTGTTTAGACAAACAATACAAAGCTAGTTGGCTACTTAATTATCGTGGTGGTTCCTTTTTATTGCCTGATGCTCCAGAAATAAGAAGAGAATGTCAAATTAGAGGTGTTAGTTTTGAATTATTGTCAGTTGCTGAGGCAAATCAAATTCTTGATGAAATTTCTTCTCCATCACAAAATATGGAAACTGTGGTTTTAGAAAAAGCTCCTAAAATTGCGGTTTATACACCAAAAGGAAAGCAACCTTGGGATGATGCAGTTACTATGGTTTTAACTTATGCCGAAATTCCATTTACACCTATTTATGATGAAGAAGTTTTGTCAGATCAATTAATTTTATATGATTGGTTGCATTTACATCATGAAGATTTTACTGGTCAATACGGTAAATTTTTTGGTGCTTACAGAAATGCGCCTTGGTATATTGAGCAGAAAAAAGAGGCTGAAGAACTTGCTGCAAAGTTGGGTTACAGTAAAGTTTCACAAGAAAAATTAGCCGTAGCAAAAAAAATCAGAGATTTTGTTATTGGCGGTGGATTTATGTTTGCCATGTGTTCGGCTACTGATAGTTTTGATATAGCATTAGCGGCTGAAGGAGTAGATATTTGTGAACCAATGTTTGATGGCGACAATAGTGATGCTAATTATCAATCAAAAATTGATTATACAAAATCATTTGCCTTTAAAGATTTTATTTTAGAACGAAGACCAGAACGTTATGAATTCTCGGATATTGATATGACAGAAAAACGAAGAATTCCTATGGAGAAAGATTATTTTACTTTAATGGAATTTTCAGCAAAATGGGATGTTATTCCTAGTATGTTATGTCAAAATCACACACAATTAGTAAAAGGTTTTATGGGACAAACCACAGCTTTTGACAGAAGTTTAATAAAATCGAATGTATTAGTTTTAGGCGAAAACCAATTAAACGAAGAAGGAAGATACATTCACGGTCAAAAAGGAAAAGGTTTTTTTACTTTTTTCGGCGGTCATGATCCTGAAGATTATCAACATAGAGTAGGCGATGAGCCAACAGTTTTAGACTTGCATCCAAATTCTCCAGGTTTTCGATTAATACTTAATAATGTG